From one Doryrhamphus excisus isolate RoL2022-K1 chromosome 9, RoL_Dexc_1.0, whole genome shotgun sequence genomic stretch:
- the ift88 gene encoding intraflagellar transport protein 88 homolog isoform X5, translated as MYPEALSSYQLIVKNKMFPNAGRLRVNMANIFVKQKNYPKAIKFYRMALDHISDDYKEMRIKIMQNIGTVFVLLGQYSDAITSFEHIMSKSPNIRTGYNLVLCYYATRDGDGMKNAFQKLLSVPLGIDDDDKYISANDDIGSHMLMEAIKNDKLHQMERELKARAEKYVMTAAKLIAPAIEASFAAGFDWCVDMVKSSQYIDLANDLEINKAITYLRQKDFNQAVAILKTFEKKDSRVKSAASTNLSALFFLEKDYEQAERYADLAMIADRYNPGALVNKGNTEFVKQDYVKATEFFKEALRNDSSCTEALRNLGLTYKKLNRLEDALDCFQKLHAILRDSAEVMYQLADTYELLEDPQQAIEWLMQVISVVPNDPKALAKLGDLHDLEGDKSQALHYYCESFRLFPCNMEVIEWLAAYYVQTQLYEKAIQYFERAILVQPSEVRWQLMVASCYRRSGNYQKSLDTYKEIHRKFPENVECLRFLVRLSQDMGLQEVQDYATKLKKVEKMKELREQRVRSAREGSARGRREGSGGSADSGHSSSSNKGERLGAQVMSFPASSEPYESSSPKELDASYVDPLGPLVERPKTGAKVRVDDDDDFADEDLGDELLPE; from the exons ATGTATCCAGAGGCCCTGAGTAGCTACCAGCTCATTGTGAAGAACAAGATGTTCCCCAACGCAG GACGTCTGAGGGTCAACATGGCCAACATCTTTGTCAAGCAGAAGAACTATCCCAAAGCCATTAAATTCTACCGGATGGCGCTGGATCACATCTCAGACGACTACAAGGAGATGAGGATCAAGATCATGCAGAACATCGGCACCGTCTTCGTCCTGCTGGGCCAGTACTCGGACGCCATCACGTCTTTCGAGCACATCATGAGCAAGAGTCCCAACATCAGGACCGGCTACAACCTCGTCCTGTGCTACTACGCCACAAGAGACGGGGATGGCATGAAGAACGCCTTCCAGAAGCTCCTCTCTGTCCCGCTGGGCATCGACGATGATGACAAGTACATCTCGGCTAAC GATGACATCGGGTCCCACATGTTGATGGAGGCCATCAAGAATGACAAGCTGCACCAAATGGAGAGAGAGTT GAAAGCTCGAGCTGAGAAGTACGTGATGACGGCCGCTAAGCTCATTGCTCCAGCCATCGAGGCTTCTTTCGCCGCTGGATTTGACTG GTGTGTTGACATGGTGAAGAGCTCTCAATACATTGATCTGGCAAACGATCTGGAGATAAACAAAGCCATCACCTATCTCAGACAGAAGGACTTCAACCAG GCAGTGGCAATACTGAAGACATTTGAGAAGAAAGACAGCAGAGTGAAGAGCGCCGCTTCCACCAACCTGTCTGCTCTGTTCTTCCTG GAGAAGGACTATGAGCAGGCAGAGCGATATGCCGATCTGGCCATGATAGCTGATCGCTACAATCCAGGTGCTCTCGTCAACAAGGGCAACACAGAGTTTGTCAAACAGGACTATGTGAAGGCGACAGAGTTCTTCAAAGAAGCCCTGAGGAATGACTCCTCCTGCACCGAGGCTCTCAGAAACCTGG GTCTCACCTACAAGAAGCTGAATCGTCTGGAGGATGCGCTGGACTGCTTCCAAAAGCTCCACGCCATTCTTAGGGATAGCGCTGAGGTCATGTATCAGCTCGCTGACAC TTATGAGCTTCTGGAAGACCCCCAGCAGGCTATAGAGTGGTTGATGCAAGTCATCAGCGTGGTCCCCAATGACCCCAAGGCTTTGGCCAAACTGGGGGATCTGCACGACCTGGAGGGGGACAAGTCCCAGGCATTGCATTACTACTGTGAG TCCTTCAGACTCTTCCCTTGCAACATGGAGGTGATTGAGTGGTTGGCGGCCTACTATGTCCAGACGCAGCTCTATGAGAAGGCCATTCAGTACTTCGAGAGAGCCATACTTGTACA GCCAAGCGAGGTGAGGTGGCAACTCATGGTGGCCAGCTGTTACAGGAGAAGTG gaAATTACCAGAAATCTCTAGATACATACAAAGAAATCCACCGCAAGTTTCCGGAGAATGTGGAAT GTCTACGCTTCCTGGTGAGGCTCAGTCAGGACATGGGCCTGCAAGAAGTCCAGGACTACGCCACCAAACTGAAGAAGGTGGAGAAGATGAAGGAGCTCAGAGAGCAG AGGGTGAGGTCCGCACGAGAAGGCAGTGCAAGAGGCCGGAGAGAAGGCAGCGGTGGAAGTGCTG ATAGCggccacagcagcagcagtaacaAAGGAGAGCGTTTGGGTGCCCAGGTGATGTCATTTCCTGCTTCCAGCGAGCCCTACGAGAGCAGCAGCCCCAAAGAACTGG ACGCTTCCTATGTGGATCCACTGGGGCCCCTGGTTGAGCGACCGAAGACGGGGGCCAAGGTGCGAgtagacgacgacgacgacttTGCGGACGAAGACCTTGGAGATGAACTGCTGCCAGAGTAG
- the ift88 gene encoding intraflagellar transport protein 88 homolog isoform X2 yields MENVHLAVEEDDIYTGYNDYNPTFDTEELDNDVGFQEAVRTSHGRRPPMTAKFPGTATGGRPLASSFGNRMTSSMGRPVTGAILDGASRPMSAVRAAGFTSSRARGSTFDPLGQSRGPAPALEEKKDDLPEEKIKILEKKVNDLITESCMAQSMGNSQLALEKAKEAERKERALVRQREQSGNVEQINIDLTYAILLNLANQYENNEMYPEALSSYQLIVKNKMFPNAGRLRVNMANIFVKQKNYPKAIKFYRMALDHISDDYKEMRIKIMQNIGTVFVLLGQYSDAITSFEHIMSKSPNIRTGYNLVLCYYATRDGDGMKNAFQKLLSVPLGIDDDDKYISANDDIGSHMLMEAIKNDKLHQMERELKARAEKYVMTAAKLIAPAIEASFAAGFDWCVDMVKSSQYIDLANDLEINKAITYLRQKDFNQAVAILKTFEKKDSRVKSAASTNLSALFFLEKDYEQAERYADLAMIADRYNPGALVNKGNTEFVKQDYVKATEFFKEALRNDSSCTEALRNLGLTYKKLNRLEDALDCFQKLHAILRDSAEVMYQLADTYELLEDPQQAIEWLMQVISVVPNDPKALAKLGDLHDLEGDKSQALHYYCESFRLFPCNMEVIEWLAAYYVQTQLYEKAIQYFERAILVQPSEVRWQLMVASCYRRSGLRFLVRLSQDMGLQEVQDYATKLKKVEKMKELREQRVRSAREGSARGRREGSGGSADSGHSSSSNKGERLGAQVMSFPASSEPYESSSPKELDASYVDPLGPLVERPKTGAKVRVDDDDDFADEDLGDELLPE; encoded by the exons ATGGAAAATGTACACCTGGCGGTTGAAGAGGATGATATTTACACGGGATACAACGACTATAATCCAACTTTTGATACCGAG GAGCTGGATAACGACGTGGGCTTCCAAGAAGCAGTGAGGACCAGTCATGGAAGAAGACCCCCG ATGACCGCTAAATTTCCTGGTACTGCCACAGGAGGGCGCCCTTTAGCTTCTTCTTTTGGG AATCGGATGACATCCTCTATGGGCCGGCCAGTGACTGGTGCCATACTG GATGGAGCGTCTCGACCCATGTCTGCAGTCAGAGCTGCTGGCTTCACCTCGTCACGAGCACGTG gTTCAACCTTTGACCCGCTGGGCCAGTCCAGAGGCCCTGCACCCGCACTTGAAGAAAAGAAAGACGATTT GCCTGAGGAGAAGATCAAGATCTTGGAGAAGAAAGTGAATGACTTGATAACAGAGAGCTGCATGGCACAAAGCATGGGCAATTCACAATTG GCTCttgaaaaagccaaagaagCTGAGAGAAAGGAGAGAGCGCTGGTGAGACAGAGGGAGCAGTCTGGCAACGTCGAACAAATCAACATAGATCTGACGTATGCT ATCCTTCTCAACCTGGCTAACCAGTATGAAAACAATGAGATGTATCCAGAGGCCCTGAGTAGCTACCAGCTCATTGTGAAGAACAAGATGTTCCCCAACGCAG GACGTCTGAGGGTCAACATGGCCAACATCTTTGTCAAGCAGAAGAACTATCCCAAAGCCATTAAATTCTACCGGATGGCGCTGGATCACATCTCAGACGACTACAAGGAGATGAGGATCAAGATCATGCAGAACATCGGCACCGTCTTCGTCCTGCTGGGCCAGTACTCGGACGCCATCACGTCTTTCGAGCACATCATGAGCAAGAGTCCCAACATCAGGACCGGCTACAACCTCGTCCTGTGCTACTACGCCACAAGAGACGGGGATGGCATGAAGAACGCCTTCCAGAAGCTCCTCTCTGTCCCGCTGGGCATCGACGATGATGACAAGTACATCTCGGCTAAC GATGACATCGGGTCCCACATGTTGATGGAGGCCATCAAGAATGACAAGCTGCACCAAATGGAGAGAGAGTT GAAAGCTCGAGCTGAGAAGTACGTGATGACGGCCGCTAAGCTCATTGCTCCAGCCATCGAGGCTTCTTTCGCCGCTGGATTTGACTG GTGTGTTGACATGGTGAAGAGCTCTCAATACATTGATCTGGCAAACGATCTGGAGATAAACAAAGCCATCACCTATCTCAGACAGAAGGACTTCAACCAG GCAGTGGCAATACTGAAGACATTTGAGAAGAAAGACAGCAGAGTGAAGAGCGCCGCTTCCACCAACCTGTCTGCTCTGTTCTTCCTG GAGAAGGACTATGAGCAGGCAGAGCGATATGCCGATCTGGCCATGATAGCTGATCGCTACAATCCAGGTGCTCTCGTCAACAAGGGCAACACAGAGTTTGTCAAACAGGACTATGTGAAGGCGACAGAGTTCTTCAAAGAAGCCCTGAGGAATGACTCCTCCTGCACCGAGGCTCTCAGAAACCTGG GTCTCACCTACAAGAAGCTGAATCGTCTGGAGGATGCGCTGGACTGCTTCCAAAAGCTCCACGCCATTCTTAGGGATAGCGCTGAGGTCATGTATCAGCTCGCTGACAC TTATGAGCTTCTGGAAGACCCCCAGCAGGCTATAGAGTGGTTGATGCAAGTCATCAGCGTGGTCCCCAATGACCCCAAGGCTTTGGCCAAACTGGGGGATCTGCACGACCTGGAGGGGGACAAGTCCCAGGCATTGCATTACTACTGTGAG TCCTTCAGACTCTTCCCTTGCAACATGGAGGTGATTGAGTGGTTGGCGGCCTACTATGTCCAGACGCAGCTCTATGAGAAGGCCATTCAGTACTTCGAGAGAGCCATACTTGTACA GCCAAGCGAGGTGAGGTGGCAACTCATGGTGGCCAGCTGTTACAGGAGAAGTG GTCTACGCTTCCTGGTGAGGCTCAGTCAGGACATGGGCCTGCAAGAAGTCCAGGACTACGCCACCAAACTGAAGAAGGTGGAGAAGATGAAGGAGCTCAGAGAGCAG AGGGTGAGGTCCGCACGAGAAGGCAGTGCAAGAGGCCGGAGAGAAGGCAGCGGTGGAAGTGCTG ATAGCggccacagcagcagcagtaacaAAGGAGAGCGTTTGGGTGCCCAGGTGATGTCATTTCCTGCTTCCAGCGAGCCCTACGAGAGCAGCAGCCCCAAAGAACTGG ACGCTTCCTATGTGGATCCACTGGGGCCCCTGGTTGAGCGACCGAAGACGGGGGCCAAGGTGCGAgtagacgacgacgacgacttTGCGGACGAAGACCTTGGAGATGAACTGCTGCCAGAGTAG
- the ift88 gene encoding intraflagellar transport protein 88 homolog isoform X1 — MENVHLAVEEDDIYTGYNDYNPTFDTEELDNDVGFQEAVRTSHGRRPPMTAKFPGTATGGRPLASSFGNRMTSSMGRPVTGAILDGASRPMSAVRAAGFTSSRARGSTFDPLGQSRGPAPALEEKKDDLPEEKIKILEKKVNDLITESCMAQSMGNSQLALEKAKEAERKERALVRQREQSGNVEQINIDLTYAILLNLANQYENNEMYPEALSSYQLIVKNKMFPNAGRLRVNMANIFVKQKNYPKAIKFYRMALDHISDDYKEMRIKIMQNIGTVFVLLGQYSDAITSFEHIMSKSPNIRTGYNLVLCYYATRDGDGMKNAFQKLLSVPLGIDDDDKYISANDDIGSHMLMEAIKNDKLHQMERELKARAEKYVMTAAKLIAPAIEASFAAGFDWCVDMVKSSQYIDLANDLEINKAITYLRQKDFNQAVAILKTFEKKDSRVKSAASTNLSALFFLEKDYEQAERYADLAMIADRYNPGALVNKGNTEFVKQDYVKATEFFKEALRNDSSCTEALRNLGLTYKKLNRLEDALDCFQKLHAILRDSAEVMYQLADTYELLEDPQQAIEWLMQVISVVPNDPKALAKLGDLHDLEGDKSQALHYYCESFRLFPCNMEVIEWLAAYYVQTQLYEKAIQYFERAILVQPSEVRWQLMVASCYRRSGNYQKSLDTYKEIHRKFPENVECLRFLVRLSQDMGLQEVQDYATKLKKVEKMKELREQRVRSAREGSARGRREGSGGSADSGHSSSSNKGERLGAQVMSFPASSEPYESSSPKELDASYVDPLGPLVERPKTGAKVRVDDDDDFADEDLGDELLPE, encoded by the exons ATGGAAAATGTACACCTGGCGGTTGAAGAGGATGATATTTACACGGGATACAACGACTATAATCCAACTTTTGATACCGAG GAGCTGGATAACGACGTGGGCTTCCAAGAAGCAGTGAGGACCAGTCATGGAAGAAGACCCCCG ATGACCGCTAAATTTCCTGGTACTGCCACAGGAGGGCGCCCTTTAGCTTCTTCTTTTGGG AATCGGATGACATCCTCTATGGGCCGGCCAGTGACTGGTGCCATACTG GATGGAGCGTCTCGACCCATGTCTGCAGTCAGAGCTGCTGGCTTCACCTCGTCACGAGCACGTG gTTCAACCTTTGACCCGCTGGGCCAGTCCAGAGGCCCTGCACCCGCACTTGAAGAAAAGAAAGACGATTT GCCTGAGGAGAAGATCAAGATCTTGGAGAAGAAAGTGAATGACTTGATAACAGAGAGCTGCATGGCACAAAGCATGGGCAATTCACAATTG GCTCttgaaaaagccaaagaagCTGAGAGAAAGGAGAGAGCGCTGGTGAGACAGAGGGAGCAGTCTGGCAACGTCGAACAAATCAACATAGATCTGACGTATGCT ATCCTTCTCAACCTGGCTAACCAGTATGAAAACAATGAGATGTATCCAGAGGCCCTGAGTAGCTACCAGCTCATTGTGAAGAACAAGATGTTCCCCAACGCAG GACGTCTGAGGGTCAACATGGCCAACATCTTTGTCAAGCAGAAGAACTATCCCAAAGCCATTAAATTCTACCGGATGGCGCTGGATCACATCTCAGACGACTACAAGGAGATGAGGATCAAGATCATGCAGAACATCGGCACCGTCTTCGTCCTGCTGGGCCAGTACTCGGACGCCATCACGTCTTTCGAGCACATCATGAGCAAGAGTCCCAACATCAGGACCGGCTACAACCTCGTCCTGTGCTACTACGCCACAAGAGACGGGGATGGCATGAAGAACGCCTTCCAGAAGCTCCTCTCTGTCCCGCTGGGCATCGACGATGATGACAAGTACATCTCGGCTAAC GATGACATCGGGTCCCACATGTTGATGGAGGCCATCAAGAATGACAAGCTGCACCAAATGGAGAGAGAGTT GAAAGCTCGAGCTGAGAAGTACGTGATGACGGCCGCTAAGCTCATTGCTCCAGCCATCGAGGCTTCTTTCGCCGCTGGATTTGACTG GTGTGTTGACATGGTGAAGAGCTCTCAATACATTGATCTGGCAAACGATCTGGAGATAAACAAAGCCATCACCTATCTCAGACAGAAGGACTTCAACCAG GCAGTGGCAATACTGAAGACATTTGAGAAGAAAGACAGCAGAGTGAAGAGCGCCGCTTCCACCAACCTGTCTGCTCTGTTCTTCCTG GAGAAGGACTATGAGCAGGCAGAGCGATATGCCGATCTGGCCATGATAGCTGATCGCTACAATCCAGGTGCTCTCGTCAACAAGGGCAACACAGAGTTTGTCAAACAGGACTATGTGAAGGCGACAGAGTTCTTCAAAGAAGCCCTGAGGAATGACTCCTCCTGCACCGAGGCTCTCAGAAACCTGG GTCTCACCTACAAGAAGCTGAATCGTCTGGAGGATGCGCTGGACTGCTTCCAAAAGCTCCACGCCATTCTTAGGGATAGCGCTGAGGTCATGTATCAGCTCGCTGACAC TTATGAGCTTCTGGAAGACCCCCAGCAGGCTATAGAGTGGTTGATGCAAGTCATCAGCGTGGTCCCCAATGACCCCAAGGCTTTGGCCAAACTGGGGGATCTGCACGACCTGGAGGGGGACAAGTCCCAGGCATTGCATTACTACTGTGAG TCCTTCAGACTCTTCCCTTGCAACATGGAGGTGATTGAGTGGTTGGCGGCCTACTATGTCCAGACGCAGCTCTATGAGAAGGCCATTCAGTACTTCGAGAGAGCCATACTTGTACA GCCAAGCGAGGTGAGGTGGCAACTCATGGTGGCCAGCTGTTACAGGAGAAGTG gaAATTACCAGAAATCTCTAGATACATACAAAGAAATCCACCGCAAGTTTCCGGAGAATGTGGAAT GTCTACGCTTCCTGGTGAGGCTCAGTCAGGACATGGGCCTGCAAGAAGTCCAGGACTACGCCACCAAACTGAAGAAGGTGGAGAAGATGAAGGAGCTCAGAGAGCAG AGGGTGAGGTCCGCACGAGAAGGCAGTGCAAGAGGCCGGAGAGAAGGCAGCGGTGGAAGTGCTG ATAGCggccacagcagcagcagtaacaAAGGAGAGCGTTTGGGTGCCCAGGTGATGTCATTTCCTGCTTCCAGCGAGCCCTACGAGAGCAGCAGCCCCAAAGAACTGG ACGCTTCCTATGTGGATCCACTGGGGCCCCTGGTTGAGCGACCGAAGACGGGGGCCAAGGTGCGAgtagacgacgacgacgacttTGCGGACGAAGACCTTGGAGATGAACTGCTGCCAGAGTAG
- the ift88 gene encoding intraflagellar transport protein 88 homolog isoform X3 — MENVHLAVEEDDIYTGYNDYNPTFDTEELDNDVGFQEAVRTSHGRRPPMTAKFPGTATGGRPLASSFGNRMTSSMGRPVTGAILDGASRPMSAVRAAGFTSSRARGSTFDPLGQSRGPAPALEEKKDDLPEEKIKILEKKVNDLITESCMAQSMGNSQLALEKAKEAERKERALVRQREQSGNVEQINIDLTYAILLNLANQYENNEMYPEALSSYQLIVKNKMFPNAGRLRVNMANIFVKQKNYPKAIKFYRMALDHISDDYKEMRIKIMQNIGTVFVLLGQYSDAITSFEHIMSKSPNIRTGYNLVLCYYATRDGDGMKNAFQKLLSVPLGIDDDDKYISANDDIGSHMLMEAIKNDKLHQMERELKARAEKYVMTAAKLIAPAIEASFAAGFDWCVDMVKSSQYIDLANDLEINKAITYLRQKDFNQAVAILKTFEKKDSRVKSAASTNLSALFFLEKDYEQAERYADLAMIADRYNPGALVNKGNTEFVKQDYVKATEFFKEALRNDSSCTEALRNLGLTYKKLNRLEDALDCFQKLHAILRDSAEVMYQLADTYELLEDPQQAIEWLMQVISVVPNDPKALAKLGDLHDLEGDKSQALHYYCESFRLFPCNMEVIEWLAAYYVQTQLYEKAIQYFERAILVQPSEVRWQLMVASCYRRSGNYQKSLDTYKEIHRKFPENVECLRFLVRLSQDMGLQEVQDYATKLKKVEKMKELREQRVRSAREGSARGRREGSGGSADASYVDPLGPLVERPKTGAKVRVDDDDDFADEDLGDELLPE; from the exons ATGGAAAATGTACACCTGGCGGTTGAAGAGGATGATATTTACACGGGATACAACGACTATAATCCAACTTTTGATACCGAG GAGCTGGATAACGACGTGGGCTTCCAAGAAGCAGTGAGGACCAGTCATGGAAGAAGACCCCCG ATGACCGCTAAATTTCCTGGTACTGCCACAGGAGGGCGCCCTTTAGCTTCTTCTTTTGGG AATCGGATGACATCCTCTATGGGCCGGCCAGTGACTGGTGCCATACTG GATGGAGCGTCTCGACCCATGTCTGCAGTCAGAGCTGCTGGCTTCACCTCGTCACGAGCACGTG gTTCAACCTTTGACCCGCTGGGCCAGTCCAGAGGCCCTGCACCCGCACTTGAAGAAAAGAAAGACGATTT GCCTGAGGAGAAGATCAAGATCTTGGAGAAGAAAGTGAATGACTTGATAACAGAGAGCTGCATGGCACAAAGCATGGGCAATTCACAATTG GCTCttgaaaaagccaaagaagCTGAGAGAAAGGAGAGAGCGCTGGTGAGACAGAGGGAGCAGTCTGGCAACGTCGAACAAATCAACATAGATCTGACGTATGCT ATCCTTCTCAACCTGGCTAACCAGTATGAAAACAATGAGATGTATCCAGAGGCCCTGAGTAGCTACCAGCTCATTGTGAAGAACAAGATGTTCCCCAACGCAG GACGTCTGAGGGTCAACATGGCCAACATCTTTGTCAAGCAGAAGAACTATCCCAAAGCCATTAAATTCTACCGGATGGCGCTGGATCACATCTCAGACGACTACAAGGAGATGAGGATCAAGATCATGCAGAACATCGGCACCGTCTTCGTCCTGCTGGGCCAGTACTCGGACGCCATCACGTCTTTCGAGCACATCATGAGCAAGAGTCCCAACATCAGGACCGGCTACAACCTCGTCCTGTGCTACTACGCCACAAGAGACGGGGATGGCATGAAGAACGCCTTCCAGAAGCTCCTCTCTGTCCCGCTGGGCATCGACGATGATGACAAGTACATCTCGGCTAAC GATGACATCGGGTCCCACATGTTGATGGAGGCCATCAAGAATGACAAGCTGCACCAAATGGAGAGAGAGTT GAAAGCTCGAGCTGAGAAGTACGTGATGACGGCCGCTAAGCTCATTGCTCCAGCCATCGAGGCTTCTTTCGCCGCTGGATTTGACTG GTGTGTTGACATGGTGAAGAGCTCTCAATACATTGATCTGGCAAACGATCTGGAGATAAACAAAGCCATCACCTATCTCAGACAGAAGGACTTCAACCAG GCAGTGGCAATACTGAAGACATTTGAGAAGAAAGACAGCAGAGTGAAGAGCGCCGCTTCCACCAACCTGTCTGCTCTGTTCTTCCTG GAGAAGGACTATGAGCAGGCAGAGCGATATGCCGATCTGGCCATGATAGCTGATCGCTACAATCCAGGTGCTCTCGTCAACAAGGGCAACACAGAGTTTGTCAAACAGGACTATGTGAAGGCGACAGAGTTCTTCAAAGAAGCCCTGAGGAATGACTCCTCCTGCACCGAGGCTCTCAGAAACCTGG GTCTCACCTACAAGAAGCTGAATCGTCTGGAGGATGCGCTGGACTGCTTCCAAAAGCTCCACGCCATTCTTAGGGATAGCGCTGAGGTCATGTATCAGCTCGCTGACAC TTATGAGCTTCTGGAAGACCCCCAGCAGGCTATAGAGTGGTTGATGCAAGTCATCAGCGTGGTCCCCAATGACCCCAAGGCTTTGGCCAAACTGGGGGATCTGCACGACCTGGAGGGGGACAAGTCCCAGGCATTGCATTACTACTGTGAG TCCTTCAGACTCTTCCCTTGCAACATGGAGGTGATTGAGTGGTTGGCGGCCTACTATGTCCAGACGCAGCTCTATGAGAAGGCCATTCAGTACTTCGAGAGAGCCATACTTGTACA GCCAAGCGAGGTGAGGTGGCAACTCATGGTGGCCAGCTGTTACAGGAGAAGTG gaAATTACCAGAAATCTCTAGATACATACAAAGAAATCCACCGCAAGTTTCCGGAGAATGTGGAAT GTCTACGCTTCCTGGTGAGGCTCAGTCAGGACATGGGCCTGCAAGAAGTCCAGGACTACGCCACCAAACTGAAGAAGGTGGAGAAGATGAAGGAGCTCAGAGAGCAG AGGGTGAGGTCCGCACGAGAAGGCAGTGCAAGAGGCCGGAGAGAAGGCAGCGGTGGAAGTGCTG ACGCTTCCTATGTGGATCCACTGGGGCCCCTGGTTGAGCGACCGAAGACGGGGGCCAAGGTGCGAgtagacgacgacgacgacttTGCGGACGAAGACCTTGGAGATGAACTGCTGCCAGAGTAG